The Calditerrivibrio sp. genome includes a window with the following:
- a CDS encoding chemotaxis protein CheX, translating into MEYKKIIDIITEKCIDFIEKDLSLNPISKKIYLKDVPKINLNYLTSIMSIKGHITAIVVFSYEKAILDKIFYQFTKELDVKDDEKDELYAESACEVMNIVLGNSTKSLEINDSLLSFSPPLIVNEAKSILNKKDSKYYHSMISTTDGNINIYLIIQDKQNGGINE; encoded by the coding sequence ATGGAGTATAAGAAAATCATTGATATTATAACGGAAAAATGTATTGATTTCATTGAAAAAGATCTTTCATTAAATCCTATAAGCAAAAAAATATATCTAAAAGATGTTCCAAAAATTAATTTAAACTATCTAACATCTATAATGTCTATCAAAGGTCATATAACAGCAATAGTTGTTTTTAGTTACGAGAAAGCAATTCTTGATAAGATATTTTATCAATTTACCAAAGAGTTAGATGTGAAAGATGATGAAAAAGATGAGCTTTATGCAGAATCTGCATGTGAAGTCATGAATATAGTTTTGGGGAACTCTACAAAATCTTTAGAAATTAACGATTCACTTCTATCTTTTTCGCCTCCATTGATAGTCAATGAAGCCAAAAGTATTCTAAACAAGAAAGATTCAAAGTATTATCATTCTATGATCTCCACAACAGATGGTAACATAAACATATATCTAATAATCCAAGATAAACAAAACGGAGGAATAAATGAGTAA
- a CDS encoding ATP-binding protein codes for MTFNSISFKMKMALIIGIIIILTSAYMFWKKIYTIVVENLAEKYAKTSVLYQKERISGILNKELTISRLMSNSKILTLWGKHEENILYKDLALQEFENFRKHFTSKSAFFVINNSLNYYYSDEKSGGVAKIIKTLNPENKDDIWYFITIKQPTLYTLNVDFDKEVGKTNLWINVVMIDDGILRGVIGTGIEITDFVNEFIEKTEEGTIQFILQEDGTIFASKDKSLMNLRIVDKSKKQTTIFDISNEKGKEILKNRISNLLQSNNLVDIFKVNLLGNEYMVAISHIPELKWVILTAINIDKILNIQQLLLPIISVFLLMVILIVAFGYIVQRMLINPIKTIAVSANRIKEGNYDTKIEYNQNDEIGELTNIFNLMSAKIKEHVEDLEIKVADRTKELAISKDKISTLLDSSGEGFLKFGSDYKIDKEYSSVCKEIFGKDIAGVDIVELLFPEDKTKQQNIRNLLKSVFQQENTFLKETMLELLPPQVDILDKTYQLTYKLSKDKNIILIMKDITDEKMLEKQLENERKMLKFVVEYVKDEYVTKELIKEFKDFILNIHLYPLNIIKKELHTFKGNFLQKGFINLPELIHIFEENLEYALSNREKFVDSLFASLKKDMDILRKYLEKDFVDENFVRISEERLTILANRLKIEHNPLHKEIKNFLKINLLSYFDNFRKLVERVSEREGKLVRFDIECKDNIQIYIPDYFKCLSSLYHIFTNAVIHGIETPQVREAKGKSEVGNVTVRISKSENYLIIKITDDGKGIDQEELEKIFLEGYTSIKEADIYKGRGVGLSAVKFEIEKIGGKIEVISEKDLGTEVLVKIPYEE; via the coding sequence ATGACATTTAACTCTATAAGCTTTAAAATGAAGATGGCGCTAATAATAGGTATCATTATCATTCTTACATCTGCGTACATGTTCTGGAAAAAGATCTATACAATAGTTGTAGAAAATTTAGCAGAAAAATATGCTAAAACTTCAGTTTTATATCAAAAAGAACGGATCAGTGGTATATTAAACAAGGAACTTACCATATCAAGATTGATGAGTAACTCTAAAATACTAACTCTTTGGGGAAAACACGAAGAAAATATACTATACAAAGATCTTGCTCTTCAAGAATTTGAAAACTTTAGAAAACATTTTACATCGAAATCGGCTTTTTTTGTAATAAATAATAGTTTGAATTATTACTACTCCGATGAAAAATCTGGTGGAGTGGCTAAAATTATTAAAACACTAAACCCTGAAAACAAAGATGATATTTGGTATTTTATAACAATTAAGCAGCCTACTCTATACACCCTAAATGTCGATTTCGATAAAGAAGTCGGAAAAACAAATTTGTGGATAAATGTTGTCATGATAGATGATGGTATTTTAAGAGGGGTTATCGGTACAGGAATAGAAATAACTGATTTTGTAAATGAATTTATAGAAAAAACTGAAGAGGGTACTATTCAATTTATATTACAGGAGGATGGAACCATTTTTGCTTCGAAGGATAAGTCCCTCATGAATCTGAGAATAGTTGATAAAAGTAAAAAGCAAACAACAATATTTGACATATCTAACGAAAAAGGCAAAGAAATCCTCAAAAACAGAATTTCAAACCTATTACAATCAAACAACCTTGTGGATATATTTAAGGTCAATCTTTTAGGTAACGAATATATGGTGGCAATAAGTCATATCCCTGAGTTGAAATGGGTAATTCTAACAGCAATAAACATAGATAAGATATTGAATATACAACAGTTATTATTACCAATCATTTCTGTCTTTTTATTAATGGTTATATTGATTGTGGCTTTTGGTTATATTGTTCAGAGGATGCTTATAAACCCCATTAAAACCATTGCTGTTTCAGCTAATAGAATAAAAGAGGGTAATTACGATACAAAAATAGAATACAATCAAAATGATGAAATTGGTGAGTTGACAAATATTTTTAATTTAATGTCAGCGAAAATTAAAGAGCATGTGGAGGACCTTGAGATCAAAGTAGCTGACAGAACAAAAGAATTAGCAATAAGTAAAGATAAAATATCTACACTTCTTGATAGTTCAGGAGAGGGGTTTTTGAAATTCGGTAGTGATTATAAAATAGATAAAGAATACTCATCCGTATGTAAAGAGATATTTGGGAAAGATATAGCCGGTGTTGATATAGTAGAACTTCTGTTTCCTGAAGATAAAACAAAACAACAAAACATTAGAAATCTCTTAAAATCAGTATTTCAACAAGAAAATACCTTCTTAAAAGAAACAATGTTGGAACTTTTGCCTCCACAGGTAGATATCTTAGATAAAACCTATCAGTTAACCTATAAACTTTCAAAGGACAAAAACATTATCTTAATAATGAAGGATATAACAGATGAAAAGATGTTAGAAAAACAGCTTGAAAATGAAAGAAAAATGTTAAAATTTGTTGTAGAATATGTAAAAGATGAATATGTAACAAAAGAATTGATAAAAGAATTTAAAGATTTCATTTTAAACATCCATCTGTATCCTTTAAACATCATTAAAAAAGAGTTGCACACTTTTAAAGGCAATTTTTTGCAAAAAGGTTTTATAAATCTACCAGAGCTAATCCATATTTTTGAAGAAAACTTAGAATATGCATTAAGCAATAGAGAAAAGTTTGTGGATTCACTTTTTGCTTCACTAAAAAAAGACATGGATATTCTACGAAAATATTTAGAAAAAGATTTTGTTGATGAGAATTTTGTTCGAATATCTGAAGAGAGACTTACTATTTTAGCTAATAGGTTAAAAATAGAGCATAACCCCTTACACAAAGAGATTAAAAACTTTCTTAAAATAAATTTACTGTCCTATTTTGATAATTTCAGAAAATTAGTGGAAAGGGTATCTGAAAGGGAAGGGAAATTAGTGCGTTTTGATATAGAATGTAAGGATAATATACAAATATATATACCTGATTACTTCAAATGCCTTAGCTCTTTATATCACATTTTCACCAATGCAGTCATACATGGGATAGAAACACCTCAAGTTAGAGAAGCGAAAGGCAAGAGTGAGGTAGGTAATGTGACTGTAAGAATTTCAAAATCAGAGAATTATTTGATTATTAAGATAACAGATGATGGCAAAGGAATAGACCAAGAAGAACTTGAAAAAATATTTTTAGAAGGTTATACTTCAATTAAAGAAGCTGATATTTATAAGGGTAGGGGAGTTGGTTTATCAGCAGTTAAGTTTGAAATTGAAAAGATAGGTGGAAAAATAGAAGTTATATCTGAAAAAGATTTAGGTACAGAGGTTTTGGTTAAAATACCTTATGAGGAGTAA
- a CDS encoding OmpA family protein, whose amino-acid sequence MTPFTLFVLTTAVVLAIGSFKIEKKDLVCLMADEDGKVGKVYVKTEKGEVVIDKNKYFVTIDKDKISEPTLMSDEEFSKRYSNLLNMEPLKPKSFLLYFLAGSDNLTEESLANVQDLLKEIKSRKDPEILIIGHTDSLGSKEVNYNLGLKRAESVKHIILSSGVLETTPIEILSHGEDDPLIPLPDETSEPKNRRVEIIIK is encoded by the coding sequence ATGACACCCTTTACACTTTTTGTTTTGACAACTGCTGTTGTTTTGGCTATCGGCTCTTTTAAGATCGAAAAAAAAGATCTTGTATGCCTTATGGCAGATGAAGATGGAAAGGTAGGAAAGGTATATGTTAAAACGGAAAAAGGTGAAGTTGTCATAGATAAAAATAAATATTTTGTAACAATAGATAAAGATAAAATATCTGAACCTACCTTAATGTCTGATGAAGAGTTTTCAAAAAGATATTCAAATCTGCTAAATATGGAGCCTCTCAAACCAAAATCCTTCCTTTTATATTTTCTTGCAGGCAGTGACAATCTTACTGAAGAAAGCCTTGCCAATGTTCAAGATCTTTTGAAAGAGATTAAATCAAGAAAAGATCCAGAAATTCTGATAATAGGTCACACCGATAGTTTAGGTTCTAAAGAGGTAAACTATAATTTAGGCCTAAAAAGAGCTGAGTCTGTAAAACATATTATTTTAAGCTCTGGTGTTTTGGAAACAACACCTATAGAAATCTTATCCCATGGAGAAGATGATCCATTAATACCCCTACCAGATGAAACTTCCGAACCCAAAAACAGAAGGGTAGAGATCATAATAAAATAG
- a CDS encoding FecR family protein, which produces MRIFITLFLFLVFTIPSFSETIGKVRNINGNVIVLRDNKELDVKLGFNILNKDQIITKNKSGCGIVFKDNTMITLDENTHYIVQAYQYDPKKSTYELKGELKTGKILFNSGKIPKIAANNVGIKTSSAVVGVKGTKFIVEASQ; this is translated from the coding sequence ATGAGAATATTTATAACTCTTTTTCTCTTCTTAGTCTTTACTATCCCATCTTTTTCAGAAACAATTGGAAAAGTTAGGAACATTAATGGCAATGTCATTGTTTTAAGGGATAACAAAGAACTCGATGTCAAGTTAGGTTTTAATATTCTAAACAAAGATCAAATAATTACAAAAAACAAATCAGGTTGTGGTATAGTTTTTAAAGATAACACAATGATAACTCTTGACGAAAACACTCATTATATTGTCCAAGCTTATCAATATGATCCTAAGAAATCTACCTATGAATTAAAAGGGGAGCTTAAAACTGGAAAAATACTTTTTAACTCTGGGAAAATACCAAAGATAGCAGCCAATAATGTAGGAATAAAAACATCTTCAGCTGTAGTTGGAGTAAAAGGAACTAAGTTTATTGTGGAGGCAAGCCAATGA
- a CDS encoding flagellar assembly protein T N-terminal domain-containing protein, with protein sequence MKRYLLVFLMVLSLGFSAFAKTVTATGEANIVNGDIAAAKFQAIARAKWAALEAAAGVQVKVETIVQNAQLVDEAIKSEVKGVVDKYKIIDEGKDKDLYWVKISADISPAEAAKAVSIFAKNTSVAVYIPVIFPNNKVDETTALSEKVINELSAQGLDVVDIASLGSKYSLMEIDSALKNNNYSAFRNVAYQFMSGAILIGKVETTLSAQQGKNIGYGVSLPFNVVTGRLTYRLIGDKNGQKIVVASGYVSGRGQGPTPEDATHNMLENLASNVSNELISTVVEKIKGQNKRTVEIVLAGNNDLNKLLELKNDLQYISWVLNVNDRGVDKVVVEYPEKTIYLANAIKNLNKYELKKFDNFRIVIEKLR encoded by the coding sequence ATGAAAAGATATTTGCTAGTGTTTTTAATGGTGCTATCTTTAGGCTTTTCTGCTTTTGCCAAAACTGTTACAGCTACTGGCGAAGCAAATATTGTCAATGGTGACATAGCTGCAGCAAAATTTCAAGCTATTGCAAGAGCAAAATGGGCTGCTTTGGAAGCTGCTGCAGGTGTTCAGGTAAAAGTGGAGACAATAGTTCAAAATGCCCAGTTGGTGGACGAAGCAATCAAGTCAGAGGTTAAAGGAGTTGTAGACAAATATAAAATCATTGATGAAGGTAAAGATAAAGACCTTTACTGGGTCAAGATATCAGCAGATATTTCACCAGCAGAAGCAGCAAAAGCTGTAAGTATCTTTGCTAAAAATACATCTGTAGCAGTCTATATACCTGTTATTTTTCCCAATAACAAAGTCGATGAAACCACTGCATTGTCAGAAAAGGTGATAAATGAGCTATCTGCTCAAGGGCTTGATGTAGTGGATATAGCTTCTTTAGGTAGTAAATATTCCCTTATGGAGATTGATAGTGCATTAAAAAACAATAACTATAGCGCATTTAGAAATGTGGCTTATCAGTTTATGTCGGGCGCTATCCTGATAGGAAAAGTAGAAACAACATTATCGGCACAACAGGGTAAAAACATAGGTTATGGTGTTTCCTTACCTTTCAATGTGGTTACAGGTAGATTGACCTACAGACTTATCGGTGATAAAAATGGCCAAAAAATAGTTGTAGCAAGTGGATATGTTTCTGGAAGAGGGCAGGGACCAACCCCTGAAGACGCTACTCACAATATGCTGGAAAATTTAGCATCAAATGTTTCCAACGAGCTTATCTCCACTGTGGTTGAAAAGATCAAAGGACAAAACAAAAGAACTGTAGAAATAGTTTTAGCAGGTAATAACGATTTAAATAAACTTTTAGAGTTAAAAAATGATCTCCAGTATATAAGCTGGGTTTTAAACGTTAATGACAGGGGTGTTGACAAAGTTGTTGTAGAATATCCGGAAAAAACTATTTACCTTGCAAATGCCATAAAAAACTTAAATAAATATGAACTTAAAAAGTTTGATAACTTCAGGATAGTGATAGAAAAACTAAGATAA
- a CDS encoding CsgG/HfaB family protein: MRFFKYLSVLAVVFLFACAQPPKLDPGAMQITPADQEQVQVPKICEAQYQGKKYKVAVVDFANNTGYGDMKAVNTQIQGQSQTTTKSAGVAGVVVGPGAAGVGYAGVTQKDHKYSADINTFYREIAPNLGQYAQSAVEDAIMKIGGVQVFTRQQVGKVLQEQGFQMNMADPNTVTKFGKISGVDYIITGTVDLIKAHYVQRTKNDTNTGNVWVNLALAATKAAVDAATVGWNVNTEMTVQLIDASTGQLVLSKKVKGRELAGEQPAFNPELVVNAAKKAFGESVDDIKPEFSDLFGAKAYINQLRGGKQVALVSLGKADGIQPGNKIEAYEFMEIQDFMTKKMNCQKTKIDVDIIVSNQVDENSAWVKIEGKPENIKRLKVGTLVKRAPLEGQGFMKKLF, from the coding sequence ATGAGGTTTTTTAAATATCTAAGTGTCTTAGCTGTAGTATTTCTCTTTGCTTGTGCACAACCACCAAAATTGGATCCTGGTGCAATGCAAATTACTCCAGCTGATCAGGAGCAGGTTCAGGTTCCTAAGATATGTGAAGCACAATATCAAGGGAAAAAGTACAAAGTTGCAGTAGTTGATTTTGCAAATAACACAGGCTATGGTGATATGAAGGCTGTAAATACTCAAATTCAAGGCCAATCTCAGACTACTACAAAATCTGCTGGTGTTGCAGGAGTTGTTGTTGGGCCTGGTGCAGCTGGTGTGGGCTATGCAGGAGTTACCCAAAAGGATCACAAATACTCAGCAGATATCAATACATTTTACCGTGAAATAGCTCCTAATTTAGGGCAATATGCCCAGTCAGCAGTTGAAGATGCCATAATGAAAATAGGTGGTGTACAGGTCTTCACTAGACAACAGGTGGGGAAAGTTCTTCAGGAACAAGGTTTTCAGATGAACATGGCAGATCCTAACACAGTTACTAAATTTGGTAAGATTTCAGGTGTTGATTACATAATAACAGGTACTGTTGACCTAATAAAAGCTCATTATGTTCAGAGAACCAAAAATGATACAAACACCGGTAATGTATGGGTCAATTTAGCTTTAGCTGCCACAAAAGCAGCTGTTGATGCAGCAACAGTTGGTTGGAATGTTAATACCGAGATGACTGTTCAGTTGATCGATGCCTCTACTGGACAGCTTGTATTGAGTAAAAAGGTAAAAGGTAGGGAGCTTGCAGGTGAACAACCTGCGTTTAATCCAGAATTGGTTGTTAACGCTGCTAAAAAAGCATTTGGTGAGTCTGTAGATGATATTAAACCAGAGTTTTCTGATCTTTTTGGAGCGAAAGCATATATAAATCAACTTCGTGGTGGCAAGCAGGTTGCTCTTGTAAGTTTGGGTAAAGCCGATGGAATTCAACCTGGTAACAAAATTGAAGCATATGAATTTATGGAAATACAGGATTTCATGACAAAAAAGATGAATTGTCAAAAAACAAAAATAGATGTTGATATAATCGTCTCAAACCAAGTGGATGAAAATTCTGCATGGGTAAAGATAGAAGGTAAACCTGAAAACATTAAAAGATTAAAAGTCGGTACATTAGTTAAAAGAGCTCCTCTTGAAGGGCAAGGGTTCATGAAAAAACTGTTTTAA
- a CDS encoding uracil-DNA glycosylase — translation MCGIKDLNFYKDIVGIDSFLSSPDNTIIKDQKTQAMLEIEQEISSCHKCILGKSRKNTVPGEGNLNAVLMFVGEGPGADEDEQGRPFVGKAGQLLTKMIEAMGYKRDEVYIANIVKCRPPNNRAPFDEEAFACINFLKRQIDIVCPKIIVCLGSTATKYLLNIDKRISLIRGEFQDYNGILVMPTFHPSYLLRNPAMKKPAWEDLKKVMAKLKK, via the coding sequence ATGTGCGGTATAAAAGATCTTAATTTTTATAAGGATATCGTTGGTATAGATTCTTTTCTATCATCACCAGATAATACTATTATAAAAGATCAAAAAACTCAAGCAATGTTAGAAATAGAACAAGAGATATCTTCTTGCCATAAGTGCATTCTTGGTAAAAGTAGGAAAAATACTGTTCCTGGTGAAGGTAATCTGAATGCTGTATTGATGTTTGTTGGAGAAGGTCCAGGGGCAGATGAAGATGAACAGGGTAGACCTTTCGTGGGTAAAGCAGGTCAATTGTTAACCAAGATGATAGAGGCAATGGGGTATAAAAGGGATGAAGTGTATATTGCTAATATTGTAAAATGTAGACCACCAAACAATAGGGCACCCTTTGATGAAGAAGCTTTTGCATGTATAAATTTTTTAAAAAGACAGATAGATATAGTATGCCCAAAAATTATTGTATGCTTGGGGAGCACTGCCACAAAATATCTTTTAAATATTGATAAAAGGATAAGTTTGATTAGAGGTGAGTTCCAAGACTATAATGGGATTTTGGTTATGCCAACTTTCCATCCCTCATATCTTTTGAGAAATCCTGCAATGAAAAAACCTGCCTGGGAAGATTTGAAAAAGGTAATGGCTAAATTAAAAAAATAA
- the coaBC gene encoding bifunctional phosphopantothenoylcysteine decarboxylase/phosphopantothenate--cysteine ligase CoaBC, with amino-acid sequence MKSYNVLIGVTGGIAAYKIPQLCRFFILGGHNVKVIMTENATKFVTPLTFEAITGNRVYIDDFEVYIEPNSIKHISLIDWSDLFVIAPATANTIGKIANGIADNLLTSTVLARDESKPIVVAPAMNSKMYVNPIFQKNLNTLKDFGFHILEPTTGVLACKDEGVGKMVEPEDIYRYCRLFIRKNDLLRGKKVLVTAGPTVEYIDPVRYISNRSSGKMGYALAEAAYENGADVLLISGPTNLKSFVPVINVESAEQMFNATISVISDYDILIMSAAVADFSVINKSQHKIKKKSENLVLELKQNIDILKELSRYKRDDQIFIGFAAESENLRLNALEKLKNKKLDIIVANDISRKDIGFDSNDNEVHIYFINGKEETIDKMSKQSIASKIINYVCEYVRYKRS; translated from the coding sequence ATGAAATCATACAATGTTTTAATTGGTGTTACTGGTGGCATAGCTGCCTATAAGATTCCCCAACTGTGTAGGTTTTTTATACTTGGGGGTCACAATGTAAAAGTTATTATGACGGAGAATGCCACTAAATTTGTCACACCACTTACATTTGAGGCTATAACAGGCAACAGGGTATATATAGATGATTTTGAAGTATATATAGAACCAAATTCTATAAAACATATAAGCCTAATAGATTGGTCAGATCTATTTGTGATCGCTCCAGCTACTGCAAATACAATAGGTAAGATTGCAAATGGTATTGCCGATAATCTTTTAACCTCGACAGTTTTAGCTCGGGATGAGAGCAAACCTATAGTTGTTGCTCCAGCTATGAATAGTAAAATGTATGTAAATCCTATTTTTCAGAAAAATCTTAACACCCTAAAGGATTTTGGTTTCCACATTTTAGAGCCTACCACAGGTGTCTTGGCTTGTAAAGATGAAGGAGTAGGTAAAATGGTGGAACCTGAAGATATCTACAGATACTGTAGGTTATTTATAAGAAAGAATGATCTTTTAAGAGGAAAAAAAGTTTTAGTTACAGCAGGACCAACGGTTGAGTATATCGACCCTGTCAGATATATTTCCAATAGATCCAGCGGTAAAATGGGTTATGCTTTGGCAGAAGCTGCTTATGAAAATGGTGCAGATGTGCTCCTTATTTCTGGTCCTACCAATCTGAAAAGTTTTGTGCCTGTGATAAACGTCGAATCGGCAGAACAGATGTTTAACGCAACTATATCTGTAATATCAGATTACGATATTTTGATAATGTCAGCAGCAGTTGCTGATTTTTCTGTTATTAACAAAAGCCAACATAAAATTAAGAAAAAGTCAGAAAATTTAGTATTGGAGCTTAAACAGAATATAGATATTTTAAAAGAATTATCAAGATATAAGAGAGATGATCAGATCTTTATTGGATTTGCTGCAGAAAGTGAGAACCTTAGGCTTAATGCACTGGAAAAGCTTAAAAATAAAAAGTTGGATATTATAGTTGCTAATGATATCTCAAGAAAAGATATTGGTTTTGATTCTAATGATAATGAAGTACATATTTATTTTATAAATGGTAAAGAAGAAACCATAGATAAAATGAGTAAACAAAGTATAGCATCAAAAATAATCAACTATGTTTGCGAATATGTGCGGTATAAAAGATCTTAA